The Chryseolinea soli nucleotide sequence CTGGAATAACGTCCACCTTCTCAACCTGCAGCACGCTGTCCTCTTTTGTGAAATCGGGAATTTCAGATGGTTCGAAATCAGCCAGGTATGGAGCCGTCTTGCTGACCGGATGAAAAATAAACACCATGTCCTGTTGTTGAAGTTTGGGGAGAAATCGCTTCAACCCAATGTCCCAGGGTTTGCCATAGTAAAAATGGTCGGCTACCAAAAGGCCATCGAAGAAGGCCATTGCCCGGTCGCCTTTGTAGCATATCCTAAGCGTTAGATCGTTCAGGCCGTTTAGCGATACGCCCGCTTTGAGCACATACTTCTGATTGCTTAATCTCTCAAATCTCACTGCGGGCGCCACGGTTTTAAATTTAATGGAGAATGAAGAAAATAATTTTGATGGGGGTGTTGTTTTTACCAATTCCGCGCCCTTGATCATGATCGTTTTGGCGATGGCCGGATAAATACTCAGCGGCACTTGATCAATCCCTCGGCTTAACAATTCAATAGAATCGCCCTGGGGTAGCCATGTTGCGTCGGCAAACAGCAGTGCGTCGTTTACCTTTATCGCTTGGCGCGCGAGTGAGCGGGGGATCACCAAGAACTGCCTTCCGTCCACGCTAAATGAAAACACTTTGCCTTCCACGCCCTGCACCAGCGTTGTATTTCCACTGGTCGAGATCACGCAATTTTCGCCCTTGACCTTTTTGACGTCGCCGAAAACAAGTATCGGGGTGAATCCTTCGTTGGAGAAGAAAACATAGTGCGCAATACCCGCCCTTTCAAGTTTTGTGAGCGGCTGAACCGTGGCCGACTTTAGCAGCAAGCCGTCCAGGTCGAGGTTGAAGGGGAGTATGGCGCTCGTGCCTGCCTTCAAGGTGAACGAGCCCCTTGCGGGAATAACAATGGTTTCCGTTGCCGCTTTTATTTTTATCTGAACATCAGCAATGTCTTTCATTTCCATATGATCCTGGAAGTTGTGCATAAAGACAAAGCCAGCGTTTTGATCGGATCGTATGGCATACCGCAAGGTTGCTATATCGTCGGCTTTTTCGGGGTTGGTGGCTGGCACCACCGATTGCAAGGGTGCGAGCTTATCACCATAGCTATCCAGAAACATGTGAAGCAACTTGAGGCTGCGGTAGTGTTCCCTCGTGTCGCCAAACTCGCCGATAGGCGCCTGGAAGTCGTAGCTTATCTTCGGCAAGCCGGTAGATTCTTCGCTATAAAAATGATCGAATACCGGCGTGGATCCTCCGTGATACATATAGTAGCCTATGCCATTCGATCCGCTGCCCAGTGTTCGCACGATCATCGGCTCGATACTTTGCCAAACCGCAGTCGGCCTCCGATAGTTCGTGATCATGATGCCGCTCCCCAACTCGGCGGGCACTGAGGGATAGAGATCAGGGTCGTAGCTGACCGGTGCGTAGTCGGGGTTATGATGTATGTCTTTGTACAAGTAGAACGGCGACGGTCCCTTTGGCGCCCAGGTTGGATACGCATAGCCGGCCGTGACGGGAACGCTCCCCTTTTGAAGGATGGCCGCATTCCCCCAGCCCGTGGCCGTATAGATCGGTACGTCGATACCCGCATCGTTGGCGATCTTCTTTAGCGTGGCCATGTGATCGTTGCCGTATGCGGAGTTTTCATTTTTAGCATGGCTTACACTAACGCCTTCGTGCATCACGCCAATATCGCGACGGGCCACGGTATATTCTCTTGCGCTGCCCGGGTACGAAATTTCCCAAGGTGCAGCCGCATGCTGGAATTCATTTTCAAGCTGTGCACCAATAATGTTGCCTCCCTCTTTATAGAAAAAGCCTTGAAGCTGTTTACCAATCTGGCCGTATAAGATTTTTACATATTGAAGGTATCCCTCGTCGTTCGAGCGTACTTCGAATGGACGGCCATATAGCCAATCGGGCAAAGCACCGTTTCGAATCTCGCCATGACCAAATGGGCCTATGCGGACAATGACCCACATCGCATGCTTCCGACACAATATGATGAATTTTCTCAGATCAAGGTTACCCGACCAATCGAAGGTTCCCTCCTTTCGTTCGTGCAGGTTCCAGAAAATGTAGGTGGCAATCACATTGATGCCGCCGGCTTTCATTTTCAAAATGCTTTCTTCCCAATATTCCGACGGATAGCGCGAGTAGTGAAACTCACCGATAATGGGAACGAAAGGTTTGCCCTTGACTTCAATGTAATCACTATTCACCGCGATGCTATCGCCTTTCGGATCAACACCACCCAAGGCCAGGTGGCCTCTTACTATCTTTTTGCTGGTCGATGGCAATTCGATAGAATACACGTTTTGCGCCTTCGCGGATGGAGCAAAGAACAGCAGCGCAACCAAGACGATGCTCGCGGGTTTGAAAATCCTTGTGATCTGCAAGCCCTGTAGCAGGTCAATCCAAAAATTGCGTAAGTCTTTCCCCATGAAATGTCAAAGTCGTTTGCTACAAAAGTCAGGGATTGCGACAAACGTTGAATGGAGAATTAGACTAATAAAATGGATTATTTTATGGATTCGGATGAGCTGTGAAAATGCCTTTTGCGATCCACCCGCTATGCGTTATTCATTTTATAAACAATGTAGTCCGTCAAAAGCGGTTCAAGGCCGCTTTGTCTGAATTCGGTGGCGATCTGGCCCCGATGGTAGGTGGAGTGATTGATCACCTGGAATAAAATTTCGTGAAGACTATTACTACAGGCCCGTCCGTCACCCATGACATATGGCATCGGTTGGCTTAGCTCCATCGTATCCAGTATGTGCATGGACTGTCCAAAGTTCTTCTCATCGATCTCCCTGGCATCCTGAATTTGGTGGGCTTCCCAACGCTGATAAGTAGGCAGACCGGGTTCGATCCTGGTATTCCAGATTCGATGCGAGTTGAGGATGTGGCTCAGCAGTTTTATACTCTTTTCGGATGCGCGCTCTGGGTTTTCTGCCAGGACCGTGATGAGCGCTTGATTATAGTGGTGGTTGTATTGAAACAGTTCTTTAAAGAATGCTTTCATGTACTTTGTAATTGGTGGGTTGAAATACCGAGTATGGCAACCGCCAAGATCGTATTTCAAAAGGGTTTCACGATTTTTGAAACGTATTGTTTCGCCGTCCGCAGAAAATCCCGACCAACTCAAGGGTTGTCTGCCGCCAGGGATTCCAACTGAACCGTTTGTGGCTTCAATCCCGGCGAGTTCACCGTAACGGTAATGGCTCCCGGCCCGGTCGCTTGGACGTACGCCAGCACTTTGCCCTTGTAGGCTTTGCGTTTGCTGGCTTTATAATCCTCATGACTGCGCAAGTCGCCGCTCTCCAAACCCAGCAGACGTCCGGGTCCTTCGATGGAGAATGTTATTTCGTTGTCCGCGAGGGGAACACCCCGGTTGTCTTTGTCGAGGACCGAAACGGTGAGGTGGATCACATCATCTTTGTCTGCTTTGAGTGTATTCCGATCGGGCACGGCGCCCAGTGTTGCTGCTTCGCCTGCGGTCGTCAATAGAAATTCTCCAAACGGTTTTCCTTTCTGGAATGACCTTACTTTCAATTCACCCGGCTGGTAGGCAACGCGCCAATGCATGTATCCATTTGACTCGACGACCTTTCTTCCAAGTGATCCGCTGTTTACAAATAGCTCGGCTTCATCGCCGTTGGTAAAACAATAAACATTCACAGAGTCGCCCGATGTCCAATTCCAGTGTGCGTCACCAAACCCTCGTGAGCGCCCCTGTTCTCTCCTGGCGCCCGGGGCCACGGAAAGAAATGTGGTGGGTGCCTCGGACCATAAGCTTTTTCTGTAATAAAATTCACTCTTCGGAAATCCCGCCAGGTCGATCACGCCAGCCCCGCTGCTGCGCACGGGCCACACGGATGCTTCGCCTATAAAATCAAAGGCCGTCCACAAATACTGAGCGGAAATGTAATCGAGGTCACTCACAGGTTTCCAGGCTTCGTAGGATTTTCCGTTTTCGCTGCCATAGATGATGCGTTTTGGAAATTGCCGGTGGTCGTCTTCGTAGCGATATTCCTGGTAATTGTATCCCACCACATCGAGGGCATCGGGGTAGCTCGTGAGGTTGGACATGACCACGCCGGCGAGTGCAGCGGTGACCGGTCTTGTTTTGTCCAATGACTTAACTACCTCTACAAGATGTTTGGCGATGGGTCCCATTTGTTCGGCGGGCGGGTTGTCCTTTTGATAACCCTTGCCATAGATCTGGGGGTTGCGACCCGTGTTCAGTATTTCGTGCGTGTAGGGATCGTTGGGGTAATCGATTTCGTTGCCGATGCTCCACATCATGATGCACGCCCTGTTCCGGTTGCGCCGGATCATGTCGCCCAAATCGCGGTCAGACCATTCCGCAAAATATTTACTGTAGCCATCCTTCCCCGGTTGCCCGACGTTCCACCCTTTGATCCATTTGTTTTTTCCGATGGCCCACTCATCAAACGCTTCATCCTGTACCACGAAACCCATTTCGTCGCAAAGGTCGTAGAGATAATCCTGGTGTGGATTGTGACTCATCCGGATGGCGTTGCATCCTAATTCTTTTAAGGTTTGCAACCTTCGTTTCCACACCGCCTTTGGAACAGCCGAACCCAGCGCACCGGCATCGTCGTGGAAACACACGCCTTTTAACTTGGTGTTCTCATCGTTGAGAAAAAAACCTTTGTTGGCGTCGAAGTGAAATTCCCTGAAGCCAACCTTTTCGGTGACTTCATCCACCGCCTTGCCGTTTACCATCAAGGTTGTTTTTAGTGTGTAGAGCACTGGCTTCTCTATCGACCAGCGCTTCGGATCTTTAACGGTGAACGACAGCGCAACATCGCTTTCTTTTCCCTCATGGGCGAGTCCTTGTTGGTGTGCCACCACGGTTCCCTGGCCGTCGGTGATCTCGCCGATAACTTCGGTCTTCATTTTTGAAACGTTTACAACCGAAACCCTCAGCGACGCCGTGGCTTGTTGTTGGGAAATTTGTGGCGTTGTAAAGACCGTGCCCCACACGGCGATGTGCGTGGGGTTGACCGCCATGAGATAAACATTACGATTAATGCCCGACCCACTGTACCAGCGCGAGTCGGCAAAATCGGTATGATCCACTTTGACGGCCACGACATTTTTTCCTTTCGGATTCAGATAGGGCGTGATGTCATAGTAAAACGACGCATAGCCGTTGGGTCGCTTGCCCACATACTTTTCGTTTACCCATACCTCGCTATTCTTATAGACACCGTCGAAGTAGAGGTAGATCGTTTTGCCCTGTTGTTGCGGAAGCAAATCAAACGTTTTTCGATACCATCCTATGCCGCCGGGCAAATAGCCGGTGCCGCTTGCCCAGGCATCGCTAAAAGGTCCTTCGATGCTCCAGTCGTGCGGAAGATCGAGGAGTTTCCAGGACGACTCGTCGGTAGCGATCTTTTCGCCCTGGGGCATATCGCCCTTGTGAAATTTCCATTGCGAGTTGAATAAGATCGTGCCCGCATGCTGTGCGGCCAAATCCAAGCTAACGAATAAAAGAAAAAGAGCAACTGGAATGAGTTTATGAAATCGTGTCATTTGATTTTCAAAAATTGTGAGGTTAAAGAAGTTTTGTCACCACCGTAATGATGGATGTCTTGGGGACCAGGAACGCGCCGGCACCCTCCATTTTATCCAAAGGCTTTAAGTTTTCCCCGTCTTTACCCGACGTAATAAAAAGCCGTGACTCTCCCACCGTACCCGCCGGCACATCGAGCCGCATCGTTTCGTCGCTATTGCTATAATTAATGACGACCGTGATCAATTCGCTGGCCTCCGCGTTGACATAGGATGAGGCCATCAACCCCACCGGATTATTGATGTTTACCTTTTGCGCCGTCACCTCCACGCGTTGCGCACCCGGCCGGATGAACCGGCTGAAATTTCCAAGCGCCCATAACAGCTTTGTGTCCTCCACCTTGCCGGTGGTTTTGTTTTTGTCGGCGTAGACGAGCCCATCCTTGTAATCATAAACCGACACTGAAGTCCACCAATGCCACGCGCTGGCGTTGGCCACGGTGAGGTCGTGGTGAATGAGGCGCGCCACATACAATGCGGGCACCATGCCCGTATCCTTGCCGGGGCCCGGCACCTCTTCCTGGTCGCCGAGGATACAATATTCGCTTTGCCAAAACTCCAGGGGCACGGAGACGGACTTTATTTTCTGGTTCACCAACTGGCGCACCGCGACCATGTCTTTCACCGGCGCAGACGTGAAATAACTGTGTCCGGAGATCGTCCGGTCTACGGAATTAAATCCACCGAGAAACCGGGTCGATCCTTTTGAAAAAAATTCCTCGATCTGGTTGGCGCGTGTAGGTTTATCGGAAAGGCCATAGAGGTACACCATGGAGCCGGCTTCCGCCACTTGTATTTTTGTAGGAAGATTCTCTTTGGTGATTACGGAATCCAATTTCCGGGTAATCTCAAACATCTCCTGGTTGGAATAGGGTGTTCCCTCTTGGCTGCCGGCGGTCCAATCCCATTGCGGTTCGTTGAATGGGCTGAGATAATTCAATACAATTCCCTTCTCCTGAAAATGCTTCGCGACCGTGGCCAAAAAAACGGCGAACGCATCATACTTTTCTTGCGCGATGTTCGCGTGCTCTCCACCGCTTGAGAACGCCTTCTTATTCTTGGTGAGCTGCACCGGCGGGCTGTTGGTAAAACCCACAAACTGATCGACACCTCTTGTCTTTGCCGCATCGAGAAACCATTGCTGGCCGGCTTGCTTGTTCCAATCGTAGGTGAGATCGTCTTTTAGAAATCCCTCGGTGCGACGCCACTCGTCGGTGATGTTGTCTTGTGCCGCGCTGCCTGCCCCGATGTTAAACCGCCACAACGACAGCCCGATGCCCTTAGGTCTTCCCTCCCCATCTATCGCCGTGCTGAAGAGCCAATCCGCCACCTGGTTCCGTTGTTGATCGGGCCACGCACCAATGAAATTGCATGCCCAGGCGTCGGACGATCCGAAATTGCGGATCATTTGTTTTTTATTGTCGAGATGGATCGTGATGACCGTTTCATTATCAGCCGTCACCGGCTGCTCTGTATCACGCTTGAAACAACTGCCGGAGACTACCACCAGCAACACAAAAAAGGTTTTGAATCGAATGCTCACCGTTCGTTAGGGTTAATTATTTTGTTTTATAGCGATACACCACGGGCGACGCATCGTTCACCCCGATCACCACTTGATTTTCGTTTCCGTTTGCCTTTAACACAACCATCGTCCGCACGTCGCCGGCGGCATAGAAGCCGGTCGTATTAAAAGATAGCGGTTCATATTTGCCGTGTCCCGCTCCCTTCAGGATCAACCCGCTGGATGCGTCACAACGGCCAGCCTGAACACGATAAGGATAAAAGTTGCCGGCGAGCGCGAGATCTTTTATGCCATCGGCATTAAAATCCTCAAACGCCAGGGCGGAGTTCATGCTAAACTGGGCCTCCACCGGAAGGGGTACCACATCAAATTTTCCATTACCCGAATTTATCAAAAAACAACTGCGGGTAACGGCGGCTTCGAGATGGCCGGCACGTCGCAAAGCTTCGACCGAAAGGACGTCTTCCATTGTCGCTGTGGCGTATGACGCGTACGTTACGAATTTCTTTTTTAATGCGGGCATGACTTCCAGCAATTCGTCGCGTGATGGATATGGGAAACGTTTCCCCTGTACATAAGTGGTCATTAGCGGATCCACCTGGCCATCGCCATTGAAATCGCCATACGCAAGGGCTATGGGCTCCTGTTCCGATGTTCTGAAGGGCAGATTCAAACCGGCGTTTCCTGCGATCACGTCCAGGTCGCCATCGTTATCCACATCGGCCGCGAGCAATTTGCACCACAAGCCCGAGGTGTTGCTCAGACCGGCAGAAGCCGTCTGGTCGGTGAATGTGCCGTTGCGATTTTCAAAGAGCATCACGGGCATGAATTCACCCGCCAGCAACAGGTCGGGCCATGCATCATGATTATAGTCCATCCAAACTCCGGACGTTACCATCCCCGGCTTGCGCAAGAAATCGGGTGTGATGTTTGTGAACAGGATCTTGCCCGGGCGCGAATCGTTGCGCAGCAGCAGGCTTATCGAGGGCAACGGGTAGTTTCCGGGGATGGACCGCGCGCCGACAAAAAGATCGAGGTCACCGTCCTTATCAAAGTCGCTGGCAGCAATGCAGCTTCCATTCGACACCTCCCGTGGCAACGCCGTGGTGACTGGCTTGAAATTTCCCTTGCCATCATTTTCAAATAATTTATCCTGCAGCAGCGCAGCAGCCGAAGCCGGAAATTCCACACCACCGTGTACCAGGTAAAGATCGCGATCGCCGTCATTGTCGGCGTCAAAAAACAAAGCACCGGTATCTTCACTCAAACCATCATCCTTCCAAGGTTGGGTGGCAGCCTCCGTGAAGCCTTTTGATGTATTGAGATACAACCGGCCGGGATGTCCACTGGCACCTCCGATAAACAAATCGTCGCTGCCATCGCCGTCCACATCGCCCGAAGCGAGGCTTGGGCCATATTTGGAAAGTTGGTAAGGAAGCAGGTATTGTGTTTTAAAATCGATAAAATCATTCTCCACATGCCGGTAAGCCATGGCCGACTCGCGCGTCGCGTCTTCAAACCATGGAGGGCCGTTGTGATCGATGGGAT carries:
- a CDS encoding beta-galactosidase → MGKDLRNFWIDLLQGLQITRIFKPASIVLVALLFFAPSAKAQNVYSIELPSTSKKIVRGHLALGGVDPKGDSIAVNSDYIEVKGKPFVPIIGEFHYSRYPSEYWEESILKMKAGGINVIATYIFWNLHERKEGTFDWSGNLDLRKFIILCRKHAMWVIVRIGPFGHGEIRNGALPDWLYGRPFEVRSNDEGYLQYVKILYGQIGKQLQGFFYKEGGNIIGAQLENEFQHAAAPWEISYPGSAREYTVARRDIGVMHEGVSVSHAKNENSAYGNDHMATLKKIANDAGIDVPIYTATGWGNAAILQKGSVPVTAGYAYPTWAPKGPSPFYLYKDIHHNPDYAPVSYDPDLYPSVPAELGSGIMITNYRRPTAVWQSIEPMIVRTLGSGSNGIGYYMYHGGSTPVFDHFYSEESTGLPKISYDFQAPIGEFGDTREHYRSLKLLHMFLDSYGDKLAPLQSVVPATNPEKADDIATLRYAIRSDQNAGFVFMHNFQDHMEMKDIADVQIKIKAATETIVIPARGSFTLKAGTSAILPFNLDLDGLLLKSATVQPLTKLERAGIAHYVFFSNEGFTPILVFGDVKKVKGENCVISTSGNTTLVQGVEGKVFSFSVDGRQFLVIPRSLARQAIKVNDALLFADATWLPQGDSIELLSRGIDQVPLSIYPAIAKTIMIKGAELVKTTPPSKLFSSFSIKFKTVAPAVRFERLSNQKYVLKAGVSLNGLNDLTLRICYKGDRAMAFFDGLLVADHFYYGKPWDIGLKRFLPKLQQQDMVFIFHPVSKTAPYLADFEPSEIPDFTKEDSVLQVEKVDVIPEYKARLSIK
- a CDS encoding DinB family protein; amino-acid sequence: MKAFFKELFQYNHHYNQALITVLAENPERASEKSIKLLSHILNSHRIWNTRIEPGLPTYQRWEAHQIQDAREIDEKNFGQSMHILDTMELSQPMPYVMGDGRACSNSLHEILFQVINHSTYHRGQIATEFRQSGLEPLLTDYIVYKMNNA
- a CDS encoding sugar-binding domain-containing protein; the encoded protein is MTRFHKLIPVALFLLFVSLDLAAQHAGTILFNSQWKFHKGDMPQGEKIATDESSWKLLDLPHDWSIEGPFSDAWASGTGYLPGGIGWYRKTFDLLPQQQGKTIYLYFDGVYKNSEVWVNEKYVGKRPNGYASFYYDITPYLNPKGKNVVAVKVDHTDFADSRWYSGSGINRNVYLMAVNPTHIAVWGTVFTTPQISQQQATASLRVSVVNVSKMKTEVIGEITDGQGTVVAHQQGLAHEGKESDVALSFTVKDPKRWSIEKPVLYTLKTTLMVNGKAVDEVTEKVGFREFHFDANKGFFLNDENTKLKGVCFHDDAGALGSAVPKAVWKRRLQTLKELGCNAIRMSHNPHQDYLYDLCDEMGFVVQDEAFDEWAIGKNKWIKGWNVGQPGKDGYSKYFAEWSDRDLGDMIRRNRNRACIMMWSIGNEIDYPNDPYTHEILNTGRNPQIYGKGYQKDNPPAEQMGPIAKHLVEVVKSLDKTRPVTAALAGVVMSNLTSYPDALDVVGYNYQEYRYEDDHRQFPKRIIYGSENGKSYEAWKPVSDLDYISAQYLWTAFDFIGEASVWPVRSSGAGVIDLAGFPKSEFYYRKSLWSEAPTTFLSVAPGARREQGRSRGFGDAHWNWTSGDSVNVYCFTNGDEAELFVNSGSLGRKVVESNGYMHWRVAYQPGELKVRSFQKGKPFGEFLLTTAGEAATLGAVPDRNTLKADKDDVIHLTVSVLDKDNRGVPLADNEITFSIEGPGRLLGLESGDLRSHEDYKASKRKAYKGKVLAYVQATGPGAITVTVNSPGLKPQTVQLESLAADNP
- a CDS encoding glycoside hydrolase, with the protein product MSIRFKTFFVLLVVVSGSCFKRDTEQPVTADNETVITIHLDNKKQMIRNFGSSDAWACNFIGAWPDQQRNQVADWLFSTAIDGEGRPKGIGLSLWRFNIGAGSAAQDNITDEWRRTEGFLKDDLTYDWNKQAGQQWFLDAAKTRGVDQFVGFTNSPPVQLTKNKKAFSSGGEHANIAQEKYDAFAVFLATVAKHFQEKGIVLNYLSPFNEPQWDWTAGSQEGTPYSNQEMFEITRKLDSVITKENLPTKIQVAEAGSMVYLYGLSDKPTRANQIEEFFSKGSTRFLGGFNSVDRTISGHSYFTSAPVKDMVAVRQLVNQKIKSVSVPLEFWQSEYCILGDQEEVPGPGKDTGMVPALYVARLIHHDLTVANASAWHWWTSVSVYDYKDGLVYADKNKTTGKVEDTKLLWALGNFSRFIRPGAQRVEVTAQKVNINNPVGLMASSYVNAEASELITVVINYSNSDETMRLDVPAGTVGESRLFITSGKDGENLKPLDKMEGAGAFLVPKTSIITVVTKLL